A genomic segment from Rhodothermus sp. encodes:
- a CDS encoding cyclase family protein, protein MRRFTLLSLLMLAASCRPQPETPRPIAWTTLPPPGYEVLDLSYAYNDSTIYWPTAEGFQLRIDHRGYTEAGYYYEANTFCTAEHGGTHIDAPVHFAEGKWSVDEIPLTQLMGPAIVIDVSEKALNDRDYQIQVADFEAWEAEHGPIPEGAIILLRTGYGRFWPNRAHYMGTDARGPEAVAYLHFPGLHPEAARWLLANRRPKAVGIDTPSIDYGQSTRFETHQVLFAENVPVFENVAQLDRLPSRGTLLIALPMKIWRGSGGPLRILALVPTTTG, encoded by the coding sequence ATGCGTCGCTTTACGCTGCTAAGCCTGCTGATGCTTGCGGCAAGTTGCCGGCCGCAACCAGAAACCCCGCGTCCGATCGCGTGGACTACCCTGCCTCCGCCCGGTTACGAAGTACTGGACCTGAGCTATGCCTACAACGATTCAACCATCTACTGGCCAACCGCTGAAGGCTTTCAACTTCGCATCGACCACCGCGGCTACACAGAAGCAGGCTATTACTACGAAGCCAACACCTTCTGTACGGCCGAACACGGAGGCACGCACATAGATGCCCCGGTGCACTTTGCGGAAGGCAAGTGGAGTGTAGACGAAATCCCGCTCACGCAGCTCATGGGGCCAGCCATCGTCATTGATGTGTCGGAAAAAGCGCTGAACGACCGCGATTACCAGATTCAGGTGGCCGACTTTGAAGCCTGGGAGGCTGAGCACGGCCCCATTCCGGAAGGTGCCATCATCCTGCTACGCACCGGCTACGGCCGCTTCTGGCCCAACCGCGCACACTATATGGGCACCGACGCACGTGGCCCAGAAGCAGTTGCCTACCTGCATTTCCCCGGCCTGCATCCCGAAGCTGCCCGCTGGTTGCTTGCAAACCGCCGGCCTAAAGCGGTCGGCATTGATACCCCCAGCATTGATTATGGGCAGTCTACTCGCTTTGAAACCCATCAGGTGCTCTTTGCCGAAAACGTCCCCGTTTTCGAGAACGTTGCCCAGCTGGATCGCCTGCCATCACGCGGTACACTGCTCATTGCACTCCCCATGAAGATCTGGCGTGGAAGCGGCGGTCCCCTGCGCATCCTGGCCCTGGTACCCACAACCACAGGCTAA
- a CDS encoding DUF4292 domain-containing protein: MRPPWFLFVLSAGLLLGGCARGPRFADRPHLPARFPYHSAEQIRYQLRLPLDTLYAFTGQARLQLRTSEGTDNLSATIVARRHDSLLIRLSPGWGIEAARLLITPDSVLLHDRIHHRLYTGTRADPAVRRLPLLTESDPFLSLLGALYPPPGRWHVSADSSYYYLSDPVGQHRYVVDPARWRVVRYERYDPVGTLVEAYRFEAFDRFGRLFLPRRLQLERPDLGVTVRLYYRTIQLNPPELPFAWHPDERTRRIPFQALRERP, from the coding sequence ATGCGCCCGCCCTGGTTTCTCTTTGTATTATCAGCTGGCCTGTTACTGGGCGGATGCGCCCGTGGTCCACGCTTCGCTGACCGTCCCCACCTGCCTGCCCGTTTCCCCTATCATTCCGCCGAACAGATTCGCTACCAGCTCCGTCTGCCGCTTGACACCCTCTACGCGTTTACCGGTCAGGCCAGACTGCAGTTGCGTACATCGGAAGGCACCGATAACCTCTCGGCCACTATCGTTGCCCGCCGGCACGACTCACTCCTGATCCGCCTGAGCCCTGGCTGGGGCATCGAGGCCGCACGCCTGTTGATTACCCCCGACAGTGTGCTGCTGCATGACCGCATCCATCATCGGCTGTATACAGGCACGCGTGCCGATCCGGCCGTACGTCGGCTACCGCTGCTGACTGAAAGCGATCCGTTTCTGAGTCTGCTGGGCGCCCTCTATCCGCCCCCCGGCCGCTGGCATGTAAGCGCCGACTCCAGTTATTATTATCTGAGTGACCCTGTGGGACAGCACCGATATGTCGTGGACCCGGCCCGGTGGCGCGTCGTTCGCTACGAACGCTATGACCCGGTCGGCACGCTTGTTGAAGCTTACCGCTTCGAAGCGTTCGATCGGTTTGGCCGGTTATTTCTCCCACGCCGGCTGCAGCTCGAACGCCCCGACCTTGGCGTGACCGTCCGCCTGTACTACCGCACGATACAGTTAAACCCGCCGGAGCTACCGTTTGCCTGGCATCCAGACGAACGCACGCGCCGCATTCCTTTTCAAGCCCTGCGGGAACGACCATGA
- a CDS encoding tetratricopeptide repeat protein yields MCWQNRVGWSCKIRYYPVSNISILKEFPTPGLYNSRALFFETSNRTASFWGSQDTSAKRVQMVLRRLSFLIGLSVLVAVQAFAQYALSDTLRVQQLLVRSLTYLEVGQPDKAIPLLEEALELLPNTPALLSTLGRAYRQQNDLRTARFYAERACRQAPQEISYCHEWLNLLEATGETAALQKAIHFMHRYHPEAPSVLQWQARWAQQRGDLRTARRLYEQLRDRYGADTSLYRVLWPLQLATGDSLAAQHTLEALLSLEPTNPHLWRTLGTLYLHQGFREKARWALERTLRLDPQDTLAAHLLARLEPYPSTPEALLARARYLITQQPTDPQALQEARVLLQDVLRQDSTHVAALRLLARLYRDRHPEWAAALLMRSLQYDPRDLSTWSAAAHSWLEAGMPRRSAQVAEEGLFLFPDQPALLRLAAYAYLSLGKPDAALPFVETFLKHLPEWSEQSTETAAEFHALQGHLLARLQQPEAARAACQQARQQGGPLPAVRLHCAVVAWLADHSESALEEAATTLPAQPEPWMPETLGWLYLQAGRPEQARAVLQQALQTGQAGPLTYAYLGEALARMGHQDEARRIWREGLRKDPNHPYLQRLLTTHQ; encoded by the coding sequence GTGTGCTGGCAGAATCGCGTGGGTTGGTCGTGCAAAATCCGCTATTACCCGGTCAGTAATATTTCGATCCTCAAGGAATTTCCAACGCCCGGCCTCTACAACAGCCGGGCGTTGTTTTTTGAAACCTCTAACCGGACGGCTTCGTTTTGGGGATCGCAAGACACATCGGCCAAGCGGGTGCAGATGGTGCTCCGGCGATTATCATTCCTGATTGGACTGTCCGTATTGGTCGCTGTCCAGGCCTTTGCCCAGTACGCGCTGTCTGATACGCTACGGGTGCAGCAATTGCTGGTGCGCAGCCTGACCTACCTGGAAGTTGGCCAGCCAGATAAAGCCATTCCGCTGCTCGAAGAGGCCCTGGAGCTGCTCCCGAACACCCCGGCCCTACTGAGCACCCTGGGACGTGCCTATCGCCAGCAAAACGACCTGCGTACGGCTCGCTTCTATGCCGAAAGAGCCTGTCGGCAGGCGCCGCAGGAGATCAGCTACTGCCACGAGTGGCTCAACCTGCTTGAGGCTACCGGCGAAACGGCAGCGCTCCAGAAGGCGATCCACTTTATGCACCGGTACCATCCCGAGGCTCCCTCTGTACTGCAATGGCAGGCCCGCTGGGCCCAGCAGCGCGGGGATCTTAGAACGGCCCGTCGACTCTACGAACAGCTGCGCGACCGCTACGGCGCCGACACCAGCCTGTACCGAGTGCTCTGGCCGCTGCAACTGGCTACGGGCGACTCGCTGGCTGCCCAGCATACCCTGGAAGCCTTGCTGTCTCTGGAACCGACCAATCCACACCTGTGGCGTACACTGGGTACCCTCTACCTGCATCAGGGCTTCCGCGAAAAAGCTCGCTGGGCACTGGAACGCACCCTACGACTTGATCCTCAAGATACCTTGGCCGCACACCTGCTGGCCCGGCTGGAACCCTATCCATCGACCCCGGAAGCCCTGCTGGCCCGTGCGCGCTACCTGATTACGCAACAACCCACAGACCCACAGGCCCTTCAGGAAGCACGTGTCCTGCTGCAGGACGTGCTGCGTCAGGACTCAACCCACGTCGCAGCCCTTCGCCTGCTGGCCCGCCTGTACCGCGATCGGCATCCCGAATGGGCAGCTGCGTTGCTCATGCGCAGCCTGCAATACGATCCCCGCGACTTATCCACCTGGAGTGCAGCCGCGCACTCCTGGCTGGAAGCCGGGATGCCTCGACGCAGCGCACAGGTGGCCGAAGAAGGTCTGTTTCTCTTTCCGGACCAGCCTGCACTGTTACGGCTGGCTGCCTACGCCTACCTTTCACTGGGCAAACCTGACGCCGCCCTTCCCTTTGTGGAGACCTTTCTGAAGCACCTGCCCGAATGGTCCGAACAGTCCACAGAAACGGCTGCGGAGTTTCACGCACTGCAGGGGCACCTGCTGGCCCGTCTGCAACAACCCGAGGCTGCACGCGCAGCTTGCCAGCAGGCACGGCAGCAGGGCGGCCCTCTGCCCGCCGTACGCCTCCATTGCGCTGTGGTAGCCTGGCTGGCCGACCATTCCGAAAGTGCTCTCGAGGAAGCCGCTACCACCCTCCCGGCCCAACCTGAACCCTGGATGCCGGAGACGCTCGGCTGGTTGTATTTACAGGCCGGACGACCTGAACAGGCCCGGGCAGTGCTCCAGCAGGCGCTGCAGACCGGCCAGGCCGGTCCCCTTACCTATGCCTACCTGGGCGAAGCACTGGCCCGCATGGGACACCAGGACGAAGCCCGACGTATCTGGCGAGAAGGGCTTCGAAAAGACCCGAATCACCCCTACCTCCAACGCCTCCTCACCACGCATCAATGA
- a CDS encoding peptidoglycan DD-metalloendopeptidase family protein: protein MKRLLLCLLLTLSASTALAQSTQNRTEIERRLQALREQIRQEEARLAETTEAEAATLQTLESIERQIAIRRELIRSYRQRLEELARTIDSLQQAARALSQEIEKLKAQYRRRALHAYKYGRMHDLALLLSAQSINQMLIRARYLGRFARQRQAKLEAIQQATAALEARRQQLLAAQQETEQLLQEAEAERQRLARLERERRRVIQALRAQRISLEQSLAQKRQAARELESRIRALLAAERERRRAREATDPSAAVAFAELTGSFEQNRGRLPWPAEGAVVEPFGEVVNPIYGTRTPNPGILIATAPQAEVRAVFDGRVIAIDAMPEYGTYILIQHGEYQTFYSNLSLVYVSIGQPVRAGQIIGRAGTEAEPKRAGVFFSLFRGGEVLNPMPWLRPR, encoded by the coding sequence ATGAAGCGGTTGCTTCTATGCCTGTTGCTCACGCTGAGCGCATCGACCGCGCTGGCCCAGTCCACCCAGAATCGCACGGAAATTGAGCGTCGCCTCCAGGCGCTTCGTGAACAGATCCGTCAAGAGGAAGCAAGACTGGCCGAAACGACTGAAGCTGAGGCAGCTACGCTGCAAACGCTCGAAAGCATTGAACGTCAGATCGCCATTCGACGCGAACTGATCCGGAGCTACCGGCAACGCCTGGAGGAGCTGGCCCGCACGATCGACTCATTGCAACAGGCTGCCCGGGCACTTAGCCAAGAAATCGAAAAACTGAAAGCCCAGTATCGCCGCCGGGCGCTACATGCTTACAAGTATGGTCGCATGCATGACCTGGCCTTGCTCCTTTCAGCACAATCTATCAACCAGATGCTCATTCGGGCCCGCTACCTGGGCCGTTTTGCGCGTCAGCGTCAGGCCAAGCTTGAAGCGATCCAGCAGGCAACGGCCGCCCTGGAAGCACGCCGGCAGCAGCTTCTGGCCGCACAACAGGAAACCGAGCAGTTACTTCAGGAAGCCGAAGCCGAACGGCAACGGCTGGCCCGCCTGGAGCGCGAGCGCCGTCGCGTGATTCAAGCACTGCGCGCCCAGCGCATTTCGCTGGAGCAATCCCTGGCACAAAAACGCCAGGCGGCACGCGAACTGGAATCCCGCATCCGGGCATTGCTGGCGGCCGAACGGGAGCGCCGGCGTGCCCGCGAAGCGACCGATCCATCGGCGGCCGTAGCTTTTGCCGAACTGACTGGATCGTTTGAACAAAACCGGGGACGCCTGCCCTGGCCCGCTGAAGGCGCCGTGGTAGAGCCTTTTGGTGAAGTCGTCAATCCCATTTATGGCACGCGCACGCCCAATCCTGGGATTCTGATTGCTACGGCACCGCAGGCCGAAGTACGTGCTGTCTTCGACGGCCGCGTGATCGCCATTGATGCCATGCCTGAGTACGGGACGTACATCCTCATCCAGCACGGCGAATACCAGACCTTCTACAGCAACCTGTCGCTTGTGTACGTATCGATCGGCCAGCCGGTCCGGGCCGGACAGATCATCGGACGCGCCGGTACCGAGGCCGAACCCAAACGCGCCGGCGTGTTCTTTTCACTCTTCCGAGGCGGCGAGGTGCTGAATCCCATGCCCTGGTTACGCCCCCGCTGA
- the lpdA gene encoding dihydrolipoyl dehydrogenase, producing MANNARYDVVVIGSGPGGYETAIRAAQLGFKTAIIEKNKLGGVCLNIGCIPTKALLKSAEMMAEARNLTAYGLKLNGEVVPDFAQVIERSRAVAEKMSRGVAFLMKKNKIEVIWGQARLVGKGKIDVQPSVNMEGEKIGEPRTLEATHIILATGARARQIPALPVDGKKIITYKEALLQKEQPRRLVIVGAGAIGVEFAYFYHHMGTEVTLIELMDRIVPVEDADISKELERAYRKMGIKVMTGAQVESVDTKGKELKVRVKTKKGETTIKTDQVLSAVGVVGNIEDLGLEELGVETKPGQIIVDQFYRTNVEGLYAIGDVAGPPWLAHKASHEGILCVEKIAGKVVQPLNYNNIPGCTYCQPQIASVGYTEEKAREAGYDIKVGKFPFTASGKATALGHTEGFVKVIFDAKYGEFLGCHIIGHDATELIAEAVTARTLETTFHEIIESIHPHPTLSEAIMEAARAAIGEPINI from the coding sequence ATGGCTAACAACGCCCGCTACGATGTGGTCGTCATCGGCTCCGGTCCCGGCGGCTACGAAACCGCCATCCGGGCCGCTCAACTCGGCTTTAAAACGGCCATTATCGAAAAAAACAAGCTCGGGGGCGTCTGCCTCAATATCGGTTGCATTCCTACGAAAGCGCTGCTGAAAAGCGCCGAAATGATGGCCGAGGCCCGTAACCTGACGGCTTATGGGCTGAAGCTCAACGGCGAGGTGGTGCCCGACTTTGCCCAGGTGATCGAGCGCAGCCGAGCCGTCGCCGAAAAAATGAGCCGGGGGGTGGCCTTCCTGATGAAGAAAAACAAGATCGAGGTTATCTGGGGACAGGCGCGGCTGGTAGGCAAAGGCAAGATCGACGTGCAGCCGTCTGTGAACATGGAGGGTGAAAAAATCGGTGAGCCGCGCACCCTCGAAGCCACCCACATTATTCTGGCGACCGGAGCCCGTGCCCGTCAGATCCCGGCACTACCCGTCGATGGCAAAAAGATCATTACCTACAAGGAAGCGCTGCTCCAGAAGGAACAGCCCAGGCGGCTGGTGATCGTCGGAGCCGGCGCCATCGGGGTCGAGTTTGCTTACTTCTACCATCACATGGGCACGGAGGTCACGCTCATCGAGCTGATGGATCGTATTGTCCCGGTCGAAGACGCCGACATCTCAAAAGAGCTGGAACGGGCCTATCGAAAGATGGGCATCAAGGTGATGACCGGCGCCCAGGTGGAATCGGTTGATACGAAAGGTAAAGAGCTGAAAGTCCGGGTTAAAACGAAAAAAGGCGAAACAACTATTAAAACCGATCAGGTACTCTCGGCCGTGGGAGTTGTCGGGAATATTGAAGACCTGGGACTGGAAGAGCTGGGGGTCGAAACCAAGCCCGGTCAGATCATTGTGGACCAGTTTTACCGCACGAACGTCGAAGGCCTCTATGCCATCGGCGACGTGGCCGGACCGCCCTGGCTTGCCCACAAAGCCAGCCACGAAGGCATTCTCTGTGTGGAAAAAATCGCTGGCAAAGTAGTGCAACCCCTCAATTATAACAACATTCCGGGCTGTACCTACTGCCAGCCGCAGATTGCCTCGGTGGGCTACACCGAAGAAAAGGCACGGGAAGCTGGCTACGATATCAAAGTGGGTAAATTCCCCTTCACGGCATCTGGCAAAGCCACAGCCCTGGGGCATACCGAGGGCTTTGTGAAGGTGATCTTCGACGCCAAGTACGGCGAATTCCTCGGCTGCCACATCATCGGCCACGACGCGACCGAGTTGATTGCTGAGGCCGTCACGGCGCGGACGCTGGAGACTACTTTCCATGAAATCATCGAGTCCATCCACCCCCACCCGACGCTCTCGGAAGCGATCATGGAGGCAGCCCGCGCCGCCATTGGCGAGCCCATTAACATCTGA